AGCCGGTCGTCTGGTGGCGCAACCAGGCGATGGTCGCCGCCTCCGCACGCTGCGCGACCGGGATGCGCTGGGTGCGCGCCACCGTGCCGCTGCCTACCGGCGTGGCGTGCTGGGTGATACGATCGGCCAGCTCGGCCGCCATCAGTTGGTAACGCGGGTGAAAATCCAGGTAGGCCAATATCGCGCCGCGGAAGTCTTCGACGTAAGCCGCTTCGGCCACCGCCCGCCGGGCGCGACCGGCCTCGAGTTTGCGCGTGTAAGCCGGGTCGGCCTGCTCCGCCGCCCGCTCGGCACGCAACGCCGCGATGCGTTCGGCCGGCGCCCAGATGCCGTGCGAGAACCGTTTGCGGCCCTTCTTTTCGATCACGGTCCACGACGGACCGTCGGCCTTGATGCGCCGACTCAGCGCGGCGTCGCCGGGCGGCAGGAGCGCCCAACCGTCCGGCACTTCGCGCACGTTGCCAGATGCATCGAGCACCTTGCGTGGTGCCGCCAGCGGACGCACCTCGAGCGACTCAAACGGGGATGACTCAGCCATGCGGGGAGAGAGGGAGGGGGCTTACGGCTGAGCCGGCAGCGTTGCGCCGGCGGCTTGGGCGAGTTCCACCAACCAGCGCGTGCCCACGGCCAACGCGTCGGGATCGAGGGCAAACTCCGCCGAGTGCACGCCGCCCGCCGGGCCATCCGGTCCGGTCACACCGAGGCCGAAATAGAGGCAGGGAAAGGCGCCGGTGTAATAGGAAAAGTCCTCCGCAAACATGCCGCGATGGGTCGACACCTGCAGCACGCCCGGCCAAGCGGCGTTAACCGCGGGCAGGATCTGGCGCTCGAGCGACACGTCGTTGCGGGTGGGCGGAGACCCCTTGCGCAGTTTGAAGTCGTAGGTCGCACCGTAAGCGGCGGTGAGGCCGTCGAGGATGGCGGTGAGTTGGGCGCGCACGCTCGGGCCACCCTCGGGTGCCGCTTCGTCGACATCCATGAAAGCGCGGATGGTGCCCGCGACGGTGGCCTCGTTGGGCACGACGTTGAGGGCTTTGGCGCTGCCGGTTTCGATCTGGGTCACACTCACGACCGCGGGGCGGTTGAGCACGTCGAGGCGGCGGGCGGAAAAACTGGCGAGCGCCTCCGTGACCTTGGCGGCCACGAGCGGCAGGTCGGCCCCCTCAAACGGCACGGCGGCGTGGGAGCCTTTGCCGCGCAGCGTGATGGTGAAGTAGTTGCTGCCGGCCAGCGTCGAGCCGCTGGTGAAGGAGACGGTGCCGACGGGCAGGTTGGGCGCCACGTGTTGGGCAAACACCGCCTGCACGCCTAGGCGTTTGAGGATGCCGTCGGCCACGATGTCGTCGGCGCCACCGCGGATCTCCTCGGCGGGTTGGAAGAGGAAAATGATCTGCCCGGTGAAGGCCTCGGGGTGGCGGGTGATGACCTGCGCGGCGCCCAGCACCATGGCGGCGTGGGCGTCGTGGCCGCAGTTGTGCATCACGCCATCGATCTGCGAACGCGGATCGTTGTTCGCCGTCTCCTGGGTGGGTCGCGCATCCATCTCCGCGCGCAGCACGATGGTCGGCCCGGGACGGCCACTGTCCCAGACCGCGATGACGGCGGTGGGAAGTTTGGCCACGGTCTCGAAGCGGGTGAGGCCGAGCGCGGTGAGTTCCTGCATCAGCCGGTCGTGCGTGGCGTGTTCCTGCAGACCCAGCTCCGGATGCTCATGAATCGCGCGATAGGTGCGCTGCACCAGCGGCATGGCGTCGGCCACGGCATCCTCCGCGACGAAATCGGCGGCGCGCAGTGAACCGGCGATGACCGCGGTCGCGGCCAGCAGGGTCAGCCCTCGTTTTCCTCCGTTCCAAAAACCCGAACGCAAAAATCGCATAGCGGCATGAAAGGACGCCCCTCACCCGCCCGACGCAACTCCAACCCGCGAATCCGAGAGGCAGGATTTTTTTAACCACAGATGAACACAGATAGACACAGATTCCCGAGAGGCAGGGATAGGGGGAGACCGCGAAGCAGGGCGCGAAGGAACGCGAAGGAGAATCCGAAGTGTAGCCGCGGCCGTGTCGGCCGCGTTTCGTTTGTTCGGCCCATCTGTGTCTATCTGTGTTCATCTGTGGTTAAAGAAACCGGTTTTACGCGCTTTCCTCTAAAACCCGCTGTTGCGCAGAAGATTATCGCCGCGCGTGACGCCGACGCTTTTTGTGCCGAACCACCCATGCTCCAACGCCTTGCCCCATTGGTTGCCTGGATCGATGTGATCTATGCCGAACACTCCGCTTTTGCGCGGCTGCGGGCGCGGCTGTTGTTCGCGTGCAACGTGGTGATGCTCTGTTTCGTGCCCCTCAACATCGGCAAGGTGCTGTGGCTCGACCTGCCCAACCTGCCGGGACGAATCCTCTTTAACTCGGGCCTCGCGCTGGGCGCCGTCGCTTCGCTTGTGGCTCTGCGCCGCGGCAATCTGCTGCTGGCCGGCGAGGTGGTCTCGATCATCGCGGTGACCGTGATCCACGTGTTCACCTTTTTCGCGCCGATGACCATCAACCTCGTGGGCATCACCTTTCAGGTCTTCGTGCTCGATGTGGTGTTCCTGCTGCTGACGCTGATTTTCGCCTCCAAACGCGCCGCCTACGCGGTCTTCGGCATCATCATCGGCAGCCACCTCAGCCTGCACATCCTGATCATCCGCCCCGAGCTCAACCCCGTCCTGCTCGCAGCCGAATCCGTCATCCTGCGCGACGGCCTCCTCGCCCTCGTTTTCATCTTTCTGCTCGGCCTCACCGTCAGTCGCCTGATCGAAGCCGCCAACCGGCGCAGCGAGGAAGCCCTCGCCGAGACCCGCGCCCTCAACGCCAAACTCGAGGAACTCGTCGCCGAGCGCACTCAGGCCCTCGAACTCGCCACCCAGCGCGCCCACGACGCCTCCCGCGCCAAGAGCGAGTTTTTGGCCAACATGAGCCACGAGATCCGCACGCCCCTCAACGGCGTCATCGCCACCGCGGAACTCCTGCAACGCGACGCCGCCCTCTCGCCCGAAGCCGCCGAACGCGTGCGCCTCGTCTCCCACTCCGGCGACCTGCTGCTGCGCCTGCTCGGCGACATCCTCGATCTCTCCAAAATCGAAGCCGGCCAACTCACGCTCGAAGTCCATCCCTTCAGCCTGCGCGAACTCGTTTCCGACAACCTCGCCCTCTTCGCCTCCCGCGCCGCCGAAAACAACGTGCGCTTCGAAATCGAACTCGCCGACGACCTGCCGGCCCACGTCGAAGCCGACAGCCATCGCCTGCGCCAGGTCCTCAGCAACCTCGCCTCCAACGCGCTCAAGTTCACCCCGCCCGGCGGCTGTATCCGCGTAATGGTGACGAAGGTGGCCACCGCCAACGACGGCGCCGACCCTGCCGCGGCCCCGTCGCCCGTCTCCATCTGCTTCGCCGTGCAGGACAGTGGCATCGGCATGGACGAGGCCACCCTCGCCAAGGTCTTCGAGCGCTTTGCCCAGGCTGACTCCTCCACCACCCGCCGCTACGGCGGCAGCGGACTCGGCCTCGCCATCTGCATTCGCCTCGTCGAACTCATGGGCGGTCATCTCGACGCCGAGAGTAAACCCGGCAACGGCTCCACCTTCCGCTTCACGCTCCCGCTGCGCCCCACCGACGCGCCGGTCGACAGTGAACGTTCCGCCAAGCAGAAACTCGAACCGCTCGGCCTGCAGGTGCTGTTGGTGGAGGACAACCGCGTCAATCGCACCATCCTCGCCGCGCAGCTCCGCGAACTCGGCTGCACCTGCACGCTGGCCACCGACGGCGAACAGGCGCTGGAGGTATTGGATCACGCCTCGCCCTTGCCCGATCTCGTCTTGATGGACTGCCACATGCCGGTGCTCGACGGCTGGGAAGCCACCCGCCGCCTGCGCGCCTGGGCCACCTCGCCCACCGCCACCGAGCGCAACCGCGCCGCGGCCGCGCTGCCGGTCCTCGCACTCACTGCGGCGGCGCTCCCCGAAGAACGTGCCCGCTGTCACGCCGCCGGCATGAACGGCTTCATCGCCAAACCCGCCAAACTCGCCCACCTCCACCAAAGCCTCCGCGAACACCGCCCGCGAGGCCGGGCGGATTCCTGACCTCCGCGGTAGGGCAGGCGGGCAAGCGCTGGGCCCGCCGCAGCGTGCAGGGGAGCACAGATGGCGAGAGGCAGGCGTTAGCGCGAGCAAGCTCGCGGCCTACAGTGCGATTTCGAACGCGGAATGTAGGCTGCGAGCTCGCTCGCGCTGCGTTGCCCCTCCGCCACCGGCCGACAGCACCTCTCTGGTGCCCAACCATCGGCGAACCAAACGCACGGACTGCGGTCGGCAGGAGGAACGACCTATTAACCCAAACCCATTCCTTGTGATGAACTCCCCCTCCGCTACCTCGACCGCTCGTTCCACGCCTCTCAAATCGAAGCCGAAAGCCAAACGCCGCCGCCCGCTCGGCGGACGCCAAACCTCCCGCTTCGCCCCGTCCCCTTTCATCGGCCCGCCCAACCCCCAGCCCATCGTCCACGTCCCCCTGCCGGCCTCCTCGTGAGCCGAAAGGCTCACCCACCGGCAGCACCGCGGTCCCACGCCGAAAACTCCTTCGCGTCTCTTCTCGACCTTCGCAGTTATATCCCCCCTGCCTCTCAGGAATCTGTGTCTATCGGTGTGCATCTGTGGTTAAAAACCACCCTGCCTCTCCGCCGCCGTCCTGGCCTCGGCACGTCATCTTGACCGTTGCCCGCCGACCCGAGGCGCACACGATGCGGGCCCATGGCGTCGTCCCAATTGGTGCTGCAGTCCGTCGAGTTTGCCCATCCGGGCATGACGGAACCCCTGTTTTCCGAGCTGACCGTGCAGTTCCCGCACGGCTGGACCGGCATCGTGGGCCCCAACGGCGCGGGCAAAACCACCCTGCTTAAAGTCGCCACCGGCCTCGAGGGTTTCGCCACCCAAGCCGGCTCCGTGCAACGCAGCGGCCTCGCGCTCTACGTCGCCCAACGCACCGACGATCCGCCCGAGATGCTGGAGGACTTCGTCTGGGCGCCCGACGCCACCGCCCTCAAATCCCGCCTGCGCGTGGGGGAAGACTGGCCTGAACGTTGGTCGAGTCTGAGTCACGGCGAACGCAAACGCGCCCAGATCGCCGTCGCCCTGTGGCGTGAGCCCGCCGTGCTCGCCCTCGACGAACCAACCAACCACATCGACACCGATGCCCGCCAACTGCTCGAGCGCGTGCTGGCTGATTTCACCGGCATCGGCCTGCTGGTGAGTCACGATCGCCGCCTGCTCGATTCGCTCTGCAGTCAGTGCCTGTTGCTCGATCCACCCGCCGCCGAGTTGCGCCCGGGTGGCGTCAGCGAAGCCCTCGCCGAACAGACGAAGGAGGAAACCGCCGCCCGCTCCGCCAACGATGCCCTGCGCCAGACCGAGCGTCGCCTGAAGGCCGAAGCCCAGCGCCGCCGCGTCGTGGCCGACCAAAAGGCTGCCGCCATGCGCGGCTCGAATCAGAAGCACAAGATCAACCCCATGCACGACCACGACGGTCGCGCCCGCCGCGGCCTCGCCCGCGTGACCGGCAAGGACGCCTACGCCGGCCGCATGGTGTCGCAGATGAATCAACGCGCTGGCAAGGTCGCCACCGAGCGCGCCCAACTCACGGTCAAGAAGCGCTACGAAACCGGCATCTGGGTGGACGGCGCGTCCTTCATGCCGCGCGACTTTTTGCTGCGCCTGCCGGCCGGCACCTTGCCCATGGGTTTTGGCGAGGACGTCCGCCATCTGCACTTCCCCGAGCTGGCGATCGGTGGCACCAGCCGCATCGCGCTCACCGGCCCCAACGGTTTTGGCAAAAGCACCCTCGTGCGCCACGTGCTGCAGCAGGTGCAGGTGCCACCGGAAAAACTCGTGACCGTGCCGCAGGAGGTGTCCGCCGAAGCGTCGCAGGCCTTGCTGGCAGAGGTGAAACGCCTGCCCAACGACGAACGTGGCCGTGTCATGACTACCATCAGTCGCCTCGGCTCCCGGCCGGGTCGCCTCCTGGAGAGCGCGCTGCCGAGTCCGGGCGAAGTGCGCAAGCTGCTGCTCGCCCTCGGCATCGTGCGCGGTCCGCATCTTATCGTGATGGACGAACCCACCAATCACATGGACCTGCCCAGCATCCTGTGTCTGGAAGAGGCCCTCGCCGAGTGCCCCTGCGCGCTCCTGTTGGTGAGCCACGACGAGGCCTTCCTCGAAGGCATCACCACGACGCATTGGCATATCGACGCAGCGGGCGGTAGTGACGGTTCAGATACGGTGTTGACGGTGGCGCAGGCCTGACGCGTGAGGGGGGTGGTGGCGGTGGCCGCGAGGCAGGCGTTAGCGCGAGCAAGCTCGCGGCCTACAGTGCGGTTCCGAACGCGGAATGTAGGCTGCGAGCTTGCTCGCGCTGCGTTGCCCCTCCGTCTACGTCCGCGAGGCAGGAGGGAATGTCGGGCGTAAAGCCCGACCCACATATTTGTGGCTCTACTTGTGGGTCGGGCTTTACGCCCGACTCTCCGGCTCGGTGACCTCTGTGTCCGCCTCTGGGCTCTCTGTGACTCAACTCACCTGCCCTGCGTTGCCCTTCTGCTCACCGCTCACTCCACGCCGGAGGCGCGGCCGAAGATGGGCATGCCGTGCGCGTCCCAGCGCAGGGGTTTCACGTAGGTGTGGCGGTTGGGGTCCCACAGCGGGTCGCCTTCGATTTCGGTGTAGTTACGGCAGTGATACACCAGCAGGTCGGCCACTCCGTCCTCCGCCACCGTGAAGCTGTTGTGGCCCGGGCCAAACATCTTGTGCTCGGGGTCACTGCGGAACACCGGCTCCGGTGACTTCGTCCACGCGGCCGGGTCGAGCAGGTCGGCATTCTCGTCGGCGTGCAGCAGGCCCATGCAGTAGTTCTCGTCGGTCGCGCTGGCCGAGTAGGTCAAAAACACGCGGCCGTGACGGATGATGACCGAGGGCCCTTCGTTGACGAGGAAGCCCACTTTCTCCCACGGGAACTCGGGCTTCGTCAGCATGACAGGCGTTCCGGAGATCGTGCCGCCGTCGGTCATGGGCGCGATGTAGAGGTTGGAGTTGCCGGGGATGCCCGGGCCTTTCTGCGCCCACACGTAATAGGTCACGCCGCGGTGGGTGAAGGTGGTGGCGTCGAGGCAGAAGGTGTCGATGCCGCTGTCGACCTGCGCGGCCTCACTCCACGTGCCGGTGAGCGGATCGGCGTCGCGGCAGGCGATGCTATACATGCGGTGCTGGAAGAGGT
This portion of the Actomonas aquatica genome encodes:
- a CDS encoding glycoside hydrolase family 43 protein, which encodes MSATPLSPLILQRADPNIRRHTDGQYYFTASVPAYDRIELRRADTIAGLATAPTVDVWHKPATGPMSDLIWAPELHHVFGEWRVYFAAAPSREIKDDLFQHRMYSIACRDADPLTGTWSEAAQVDSGIDTFCLDATTFTHRGVTYYVWAQKGPGIPGNSNLYIAPMTDGGTISGTPVMLTKPEFPWEKVGFLVNEGPSVIIRHGRVFLTYSASATDENYCMGLLHADENADLLDPAAWTKSPEPVFRSDPEHKMFGPGHNSFTVAEDGVADLLVYHCRNYTEIEGDPLWDPNRHTYVKPLRWDAHGMPIFGRASGVE
- a CDS encoding ATP-binding protein — its product is MLQRLAPLVAWIDVIYAEHSAFARLRARLLFACNVVMLCFVPLNIGKVLWLDLPNLPGRILFNSGLALGAVASLVALRRGNLLLAGEVVSIIAVTVIHVFTFFAPMTINLVGITFQVFVLDVVFLLLTLIFASKRAAYAVFGIIIGSHLSLHILIIRPELNPVLLAAESVILRDGLLALVFIFLLGLTVSRLIEAANRRSEEALAETRALNAKLEELVAERTQALELATQRAHDASRAKSEFLANMSHEIRTPLNGVIATAELLQRDAALSPEAAERVRLVSHSGDLLLRLLGDILDLSKIEAGQLTLEVHPFSLRELVSDNLALFASRAAENNVRFEIELADDLPAHVEADSHRLRQVLSNLASNALKFTPPGGCIRVMVTKVATANDGADPAAAPSPVSICFAVQDSGIGMDEATLAKVFERFAQADSSTTRRYGGSGLGLAICIRLVELMGGHLDAESKPGNGSTFRFTLPLRPTDAPVDSERSAKQKLEPLGLQVLLVEDNRVNRTILAAQLRELGCTCTLATDGEQALEVLDHASPLPDLVLMDCHMPVLDGWEATRRLRAWATSPTATERNRAAAALPVLALTAAALPEERARCHAAGMNGFIAKPAKLAHLHQSLREHRPRGRADS
- a CDS encoding DUF2293 domain-containing protein, with product MAESSPFESLEVRPLAAPRKVLDASGNVREVPDGWALLPPGDAALSRRIKADGPSWTVIEKKGRKRFSHGIWAPAERIAALRAERAAEQADPAYTRKLEAGRARRAVAEAAYVEDFRGAILAYLDFHPRYQLMAAELADRITQHATPVGSGTVARTQRIPVAQRAEAATIAWLRHQTTGYDSMSIARIKGERRAVRRELAQRSKQLLARYREGAAIDVTRCPLHAALRAGTP
- a CDS encoding ATP-binding cassette domain-containing protein produces the protein MASSQLVLQSVEFAHPGMTEPLFSELTVQFPHGWTGIVGPNGAGKTTLLKVATGLEGFATQAGSVQRSGLALYVAQRTDDPPEMLEDFVWAPDATALKSRLRVGEDWPERWSSLSHGERKRAQIAVALWREPAVLALDEPTNHIDTDARQLLERVLADFTGIGLLVSHDRRLLDSLCSQCLLLDPPAAELRPGGVSEALAEQTKEETAARSANDALRQTERRLKAEAQRRRVVADQKAAAMRGSNQKHKINPMHDHDGRARRGLARVTGKDAYAGRMVSQMNQRAGKVATERAQLTVKKRYETGIWVDGASFMPRDFLLRLPAGTLPMGFGEDVRHLHFPELAIGGTSRIALTGPNGFGKSTLVRHVLQQVQVPPEKLVTVPQEVSAEASQALLAEVKRLPNDERGRVMTTISRLGSRPGRLLESALPSPGEVRKLLLALGIVRGPHLIVMDEPTNHMDLPSILCLEEALAECPCALLLVSHDEAFLEGITTTHWHIDAAGGSDGSDTVLTVAQA
- a CDS encoding M20 metallopeptidase family protein; its protein translation is MRFLRSGFWNGGKRGLTLLAATAVIAGSLRAADFVAEDAVADAMPLVQRTYRAIHEHPELGLQEHATHDRLMQELTALGLTRFETVAKLPTAVIAVWDSGRPGPTIVLRAEMDARPTQETANNDPRSQIDGVMHNCGHDAHAAMVLGAAQVITRHPEAFTGQIIFLFQPAEEIRGGADDIVADGILKRLGVQAVFAQHVAPNLPVGTVSFTSGSTLAGSNYFTITLRGKGSHAAVPFEGADLPLVAAKVTEALASFSARRLDVLNRPAVVSVTQIETGSAKALNVVPNEATVAGTIRAFMDVDEAAPEGGPSVRAQLTAILDGLTAAYGATYDFKLRKGSPPTRNDVSLERQILPAVNAAWPGVLQVSTHRGMFAEDFSYYTGAFPCLYFGLGVTGPDGPAGGVHSAEFALDPDALAVGTRWLVELAQAAGATLPAQP